The Branchiostoma lanceolatum isolate klBraLanc5 chromosome 3, klBraLanc5.hap2, whole genome shotgun sequence DNA segment GACAGATTGGtaagatgcccccctcccccatggtACCGGAGTGTCATGATCATCATGTATACTGTATTAGCACATGCAAAGACAGGTTTGCTGTCGATAGCACTGCTAAGGAACTAAGCTCTTCTATGCGGACGAGTTACTCTCTAACCCAAATAGATGGTTTGTATCCATAATGACACATAAtgacaaatatttttgtaaGTATCATGATAGTCTAGTAGTTATAAACTCGAGAGTTGCCCCCACCCCTGCAGCACCATCCCGCTCGTCCAGACATTCGCATACGGCAGCGTACAGAGTCCCTGCGGCCAGAACTGAGTACAGAAGACAGTCCTTCTTCCCCAGGACGACCGAGGACTGGAATAGCCTTCCAGCCTCGGTCGTCCTCAGTTCAACTCTTGACAGTTTCAAACAACAGGTTTAACTCCCCACCCCTCCCATTCCCAACCCCTGGTTTGTTTCATCTCACATCCTCACTCCCAACTTGCAGTAGACTTCCAGTAGTAGAAAGGCAGCAAAATCTTCACCACGTTGAAGGCGGCTGCCTTaaacgaaagaagaagaagatttaTAACAAAGACTCacagtctactctactctacacagTCACAGTGAAGAATGAAAAAGTTTatgataaggccacactgactactagtatatggattACATCTGCGCACATCACTGTTCATccatcccccctcccccgaaaAAAGTTTGCGACCTTATTGTTGAccatacaaagaagctgcagaGGACCAAATCACTCACTCGCTTACTATATCCGGTTTAGCGTTGCTACCCCCATATATGCCGTGAATAGACGGCATATGTGCAAGGCTTCTTTTCCTATTGTAAAACATACTGATTTTATTGAAAACTTACTCCTTGTGAAAAATGTCTTTCAAGCCTAGagcaaagtcttccaaagtcaaagaagatgtgaaaaggccaaaaataaagaattcaaaaatagtttggtacatgtatatcatgtgtcccgtgttttttcgcaactttttttctcttctcGTACGCTCACATCTGaattttggggtgcccagaggatgtcatccatattgttaaatcagtatggcctaactGATGTCCATCTTCTTTACTCCTCATAACCAACTCCAGTCCAGAGAGAACAATTTCCGTGGCCATGGTGACAGTGTTGACCAGCTGTGTTGGCACCCCAGCAACCCTGACCTGCTGGTCACAGCGTCGGGCGACAAGACCATCCGCATCTGGGACGCAAGAGCTGCCAAGTGTGCAGCCACTGTAAACACCAAGGGTATGGACTTTTGCTTCCGTTTACAATTCTGTTCTCCTTTGCTTCATTGTAGCTGTAAATGAACTGATCTTATGTAataataatgtatatatatatgtgtacaaCTGTGccaagcatgtacatgtaactcatgTTCTCACCCAATTATAGTCAGAATTAACATTGGCATGATTGCAATACAGACTGCTATAGTTTAACAAAAAGGTTTAGCTGGTATTTGAAGTTTAAGATACTGCACACAACTATCACTTGCTGTCTCCTCTGTCTGTCCTACACAAAGTGCCCATACAAATAAATGTACATAGGTCTACAATGTATTTCCAGGTGAAAATATCAACATCTGCTGGAGCCCAGATGGACAGACTATCGCCGTCGGCAACAAGGAGGACCTGGTAACGTTCATTGACGCCCGTTCTCATCGCTCCAAAGCTGAAGAGCAGTTCAAGTTCGAGGTTAACGAGATTTCATGgaacaatgacaatgacttgTTCTTCCTGACCAATGGGCATGGGTGTATCAACATCTTAAGGTAGTGAACTATGCATTTATCAACGTGCATGCAAAAATTTAATGATTTCTACAAtgtcatgttgtacatgtaaatgcgtGTGTCATAGATGACACAGTTTAGGTCCAAGTCATTGCCAAATACTATGTAGagtattttgtatgttgttttttagAGAATCGTTTAAACTAGATCTCTTCTATTATTTTGCATTGTGTCATATGATATTCAATTTCAGGATGGCTGTATTTAACTCTCTTCTTCTTCAGTTACCCAGAGTTAAAGCAGCTACAAACTCTCAGTGCCCACTCTGCAAACTGCATCTGCATCAAGTTTGATCCCACAGGGAAGTACTTTGCAACAGGAAGTGTGGATGCACTTGTCAGCCTGTGGGATGTTGCTGAGCTGGTCTGTGTACGCACATTCTCAAGGTAGCTTTATGAAACTTACTAGTTAATGAAACTGTTTTAACAAACTTACTATTACACGTGCAGGAGGAAAACACTATGTTTTTGTGTACAAATATAACTATTAGTTCCCTACATTTTTGCTATATAGTGTATAAAGTTGAAACAATGTATAATAATAATTTCATGGTGAAAATCTAgtgcctgatgcatttcagttttactgtGCTAAAATATGTTTGTTTGATCACTTCCTCCGAAtttatgaaaaaaggaaaagaagacaGAATCCCTCCTTACCGACCTAATTTTTCCGGACcataaccagaaacacaacatttttcgttTCCTATGCCTTACTTAGCATTCTGCATCTGGCTGAGGATCTTTGGGGGGCATAAGTAATGTAACATTTTCATGTATGCCCCCTAATAATCTAGGTTATTATAAAGCACTGTACAGtacacacacagtcatgcatgggatatttggagtttctttttacacaaccaggtaatctcacctgctgacgtttcggtgtctgtcagacaccttcttcagagcttctgactggagtactgcttctcaccgctataagtagccgatgtaggtggcgcttttgcagcaagaacgtaatcccaaatatggctgagcttgtatcccccctcgtctcggttcatcactggccatatttgggattacgttctcgccgcaaaagcgccacctacatcggctacttatagcggtgagaagcagtattccagtcagaagctctgaagaaggtgtctgacagacaccaaaacgtcagcaggtgagaatacctggttgtgtaaaaagaaactccaaatatcctatgttctaccaacctgatgaaattattttcggaagtcaTGCATGGTTTTGTTAATATTTCACTACTTTGTACATTGTCAAATGCCAATTACAAAAATGTAGAGATTCAAGTAGTTTGCTCCATTCCTCTGATGGTAGATGTCTGTCTTTTCAGGTTAGACTGGCCCGTCAGAACTCTCAGTTTCAGTCATGATGGACAGATGCTGGCTTCAGCTTCAGAAGACTTGCTCATTGACATTGCAATGGTAGAAACAGGTAAGGACTTTGGACTTAGCAACAGCAAGACTCAAGTACTTGTGTAACAATCTTTGGTACAAGTCAGACTGTCAGACAAtgccaacttttttttctttgcgtGCACAGGTGAGAAGATCTGTGAGGTGCAGTGTGACACGCCCACATTCACCGTAGCCTGGCACCCCAGCAAACCTCTGCTGGCCTTTGCTTGTGATGACAAGGACAAGTACGACAGGGACAGGGATGCTGGCACTGTCAAACTTTTTGGCCTACCTTCCAGCGAGTCATAGTAGTAGTATCATCTACCCTTTTATGTTGTTTGTATTATTCCCTGTGGcctttttaggtgtttttgtatcACATCTCTTCAATCATGTACAGCTTGagtgtgttatttgggtaaCAAATATAACCGTAAATGCTgagacaaaaaatgtcaaacatgtacatgtacacaactgaGAGTAACAACCTGCACAAGATAACAACACTTACACACCCTCTCCACTAGGGCGGCAACCTCGTTTGGCTGGGCAGTTTTAGCGATGTTAAAACACCCCTCTGTAAGAATGGTTTGGTCCTGGCTCGCATGCATCTGGGCTTGGTAGTTGTACGAAGAGTGGTTTGATCGTGTTTGTATTAAATTTCTCTCCCGCACTCTGGGCTTATAGTCGATCTTGCAATGGTGAGAGGGATAACagtgacctaaaatttgactgGTTGCTCAACAAATTTCGAAGATAAAGGAATATTTTTACCCttagtatgttttgttgtcttctcaggcATGCTTAAacatttttgcatgatattccagttGTGAAATCAAGGGTTGCGCATTCTAATGaaggtcgcagtgaggttgcAGCACGGTTGTCGTCTAGTGAAAAGGGGGCCTAACTCAGTATGGGTTAACCATTTTTCTGAACTTACATCTCAGTTGTACTATTTCAAATCAAATTCTGTGTTAGATTTTCTTATATTTACTTTAGATAAAACTTCATGATGTGCGATGCTAAGAAAATTGACTGGGGGTAATTGGTTGTATTATTATCCAGTCACATAGTAATAAAGTATCATGAAGCTAGATCTGCAGTGACTTGTTTTTATTTACTAACCCACTTCTTGCAGACTTCTACTGTTaccaaatgtaaattttggtcTGCAGGTGTGGTTGCAGTAGTGAGAAGATTAAAGTCCTAGTCACATTTTACACACTGTCAAGTTTCTCTATCGATTGAGGGTCTTTATATTTCCTGACATGAATATTTTAACGTATTGTCCCAACATCTTTTAAGGCCTTATCAACCCAATCAAATTTGTAATCAGTAGATATGTCAGAATAGATTATGTGTAAGTAGGAAATGATAAAGGAGACCCACTTGTATTTAAGCCTTAACATAATGTACAATCCAATGCTCATAACTGGTCCAATATTCAAATATTCTCTCTTGCTTTCTGTTGAAAACACAGTTGTATTCCCCACCCACCAATCTGCCAGTGAACTTCATATTATCATTCCCAAAACCTATCAAACACCGTTGAAAAAAACATCAGGCAAGATTTGCAACTGAAGCAGTTCCTTTGATTTGATTACTGTGCCCGTCTGTGGATTGGTGCCTTCAGGGGCCTGGAGATGGTGCTGCCTTTTTGTGCACTCCCACACCTGATGACTTCTGCCTACAACTCACTTTGATACTGCTGTAATTACTTCATCAAATGCTAggaaattgatatctatcaaggTATCAAGGTTATGCCTTGATACTTACTACTTTTTTAAGGTTATGACTCAGTTCATCGACCCTAGCTCTGTTACTTTTACTTAGTCACCAGCAACTATGTTCCAATATTGATCATATATAGTTCAAGGtagtcatgtcatgaagaaGGCCAAAGACATATAGCTGAAAAGCCTTGTCATGAAGAAGGCCAAAGACATATAGCTGAAAATTCAGTTTGAAATGGTGGATGAATTTTACCCTGCCATAATGCCAAAAAGTTGTAACTGACAAAATAGTACAccagtttttttgtgtgaaaattgaGTACATTGTTTTTGATTTTGTCATTAGTGCTTTTATGACTATTGAAGTGAGAAAATTCCTCGCTTTTGTGTTCTTTTGATATGTTTGTGCTGATTGCCTATccagggtgccatcctagtcAGTTTCCGTGGCTTCCATACAGTCTGCTTACTAACTGCATCACCAGTATCTCTCACGGCGCTGTAACTTTGTCGGCAGCTAACTCGGAAAACGCCGATAGCTCATGAAGAGGGGCTTAAGGCATTAGACACCAGGGTACGGTGGAAATAGACCTCCAGCTGCAGTGATTTTCTTCAAACGAAAGAAAAGTTGCAGACTATCCCATAACTTAACTCTTTTCTACCATCCAGCATGCTGTATGCACGATAATAACCCATTAGTAAGTATTTCCTGAGGATGCCACCCACGTCCCGTTTCCAGTAATTCTGCATctgccgttgccatggaaatgtTTTAGCACTCATCCTGTTTTCACCTCCGACAGCACTTATACCTAAGGCTGATAGTCCCCATTGCCAGACGATTTACGTCAGTGATTTCTTACTGAATCTGTCTCATAAGCGGCACATAGAAAAATGATCAAACCAACTTCACTTTAAGGTAGGTTGACATTAGTAGTGATGCATAATGCTTCTGTTGTAAGACAAGATACAGGGTAACTGTACTGTTAGTATGGTACCTTTTATTATTTACGGCTTTATGTTAACGATATATATtcaaaagttttattgcaaattcctgcccgtaggctaattgcaagtacatgtacatgtaacacggagtggacggacagacaataatgaacagtataacaaatgtctactctagtcttaactactgccactaagttctaacttattgagttcgacttctttttctgagactgtggaagacgaatgatcccactttttctgtgatatgtgggttttgtgatgttaagaggagagtagttttcttttcgtctgaaaacgtggagaaattaggatgaaatatggtggcctctttaaacagctcatttctttagTTGTCGTAGAATggacaacttgacataaaatgtatttcgtcttccaccttgtttgacatacagtatttacaagttctttggcacacaggtaagttcttgtaccgccctttctcaatttcaagggggtgggcactaattctaattttgctaattgcagagCGTAAATCGAAGTTATCTAATTCTAATCTCTGAGGATAGATATAGCCTGTCTCTTTTATCTCCTAGTCAGTCTGCCATATCAGTCGTCGCTCTTTCGCTTTGTTCCAATACTTCATCAAGTTGTTTTAGTTTTAAAGGAACTGAGCTGACCATATCtaccctgggtgccatcctatttctaccggggctcctacactcgctgcgagtgtaggagccccggtagaaatagggtagcgagtgtaggagccccggtagaaatagggtagcgagtgtaggagccccggtagaaatagggtagcgagtgtaggagtcccggtagaaatagggtagcgagtgtaggagtcccggtagaaatagggtagcgagtgtaggagtcccggtagaaatagggtagcgagtgtaggagtcccggtagaaatagggtagcgagtgtaggagtcccggtagaaatagggtagcgagtgtaggagtcccggtagaaatagggtagcgagtgtaggagtcccggtagaaatagggtagcgagtgtaggagccccggtagaaataggatggcacccaggctagaccATATCTAATCCAAACATGAAGTTTTGTTCCACTGTTCCCGTTATGACGTCATGTTCGTCCACCCAGAAGTACTAGTGGCAGTGATCTCACACATACATGAATGTGTAGTACGGTGACCCGTACATGAAtcaaatagaccgatcccacaGCCCCGCTGATTTCGGTCACAACTtatagattaaaaaaacaacaacactgaagTGAAGCAAAAATGAAAACTCTCTCACGTGTTCGGTCCACTGCCCGGTTATGTATGGCGTGACTGTGTGCGCACTGCGGAAAGTTGTTCAAATTAACTTTTATTAAGACCCTATGTTTCCACAGAACGGAGACTTGTGGGAAACCAATGAGCAACCTAATTGTATCGGCTGTAGAAATCATCTAGAGTTAGGGTGACTTTGGACGTTTGGAGATATCGATGCTTGAGCGCTCACTGAAATACCGTGAAACACTTGTCAAATTAGTGGACGTTCAATTCAATCTTGAttcaggcacctggcccatatAAACACGACACAGAGAAAGGAGAGGAATGCATACCAATACAGAaactgggtttacacacgcatttccaagcacactctGAGTGTGCTCCGAGTGTAAGTGTAAGTGCTCGGTAAGAGTATCACGTGTTTACTAGAACGTGTGTATGGAAAGGTTGGGATCTGCGTCATTCTGGACCTTGTCGTCTAACAAGTACACATTAACCATATCGTTTCCCTATCTGAGTATCATTTAATTGCCCCGGGCTCCTCGTTACAAAAGAGCAACTGCGTCGATAGAAAATTAAAAGATATGCTTGACGCACCTGTGCGATTTCACTTCCACACATGTACGATGACGGGTATTTCGTCCAGCCAGTCAGTAATGCAATTGCAACCAAAATGTACTCCATACTACTACAAATGCAAGCGCATTTTTTGATTATGTTGACGTTCAAGCTTCAAATTAATTGATTTATTTCACATGTCTTTGTGGATTGATAACTGCTTTGGTCATACCGCTTAATTAAAGAAGGAGATATATTCTGATCTCCCATACCCGTAGCAACCGCCGATCAAATCGGAGGACTTGACGAGGACTTTACTGCAGTCACGTCAGAGTTGCTCGAAGTACAAACATTGCCTACTGACACCTTTCTTTTCTTATCGTAGAATGTGTTCTCCGGTCCCACGAAAATCTTCTATTCTACCTGTCCAATGAGCGACACTGTCCCCGTACTTTGAACCTTCGTATCTCAGATTTGGAGGCGCTTTTGCTTATAAATGCTTTGTTGTGAATTTGCTGTCATTAATCTACAATGATTTTACCTTTTAGAGTTCGTTGGTCTGTTGCTACTGAGTAAAATCAAAATAACAGGGATGAGTTTTCAGCTCTACGACTTAGAATAGCCAGAGAAAGGCTTTGGAATGGGCTATAAGTCTGAAATCTTTCGAAGTTGAACTGCACTGAAATTCTGCCAACAGCCTTCGGAAAACCAGCCAGGCATTCGCGGAGGCATTACCTAACACCCCACCCCATCTCAACCTCTGGCACGCCAACAAAAACGTTACCATATATTCGCAATACGTTCgttatattttgtcaaaaaGATACGATTCTGTATGACATGCAATTGGTTTCAGTCAGTTGAACGACTGCAGTCACTGCATGTATGTACGTTAAACGACTAAAAGAAGAACACATTCAACTAATTCAATGTACTGCTTTGAACCTTTGGAACTGATGTGTCCTTGGTTACAACTGTTATGTCCATAACATGGATACTAGCTTCAACTGACAATTAAAATTTACATACCATAGTCACGTCTTCGTTTGGTTGATATCGTTGATTATCACACTTAATGAATAAAAGATTACACTTTTGTTCCTTTCATTGTCTGACAATGCCATTGATGACATCACGTTCGATGATTTGCGCCGTCGCGATTGGACAAATCTTGAAAAGGGCGAGAAAGCCCTTAGGTGTGCATGCGTGTCTGTCGGCTGTTCCACCACCTGCAGCTGTGACACGTAGAACCTATAGCTATCATAATTAATTCCACCTTGGCAAGGCTGTTTTTGTATTCTTCTGAAAAGAAGTCTCACTAGTGCTGTGATTGGTCTAAACGTTCAAAGACACCGACTACCGCTTACTTGAAGTTGTTTCCACGTCTGTCGTATCAGAATATATTTTCAGATCGTGCCAAGACGCACAGCGACCAGTGCCAAGACGTGAGTCAGAGAGGCCACTACGTTTCTGATTGGTGAATGTGCGTACCTGCAAAGCAGAAGGTGGCGATATCTTAAACTCTATTTTCTGAACGCCACCTTGTAGTGACAGTCATGAACCTATCAGCAGGTTATAACGTCTCTGTGAACAGTTCGGACTTGTTCGATGCCCACCTCCAGCGGCTCATCGGGGTGGTGATGAACGGGCTGCTGACTCAGGGCGAGCTGTCGGCGGTGACGGCGGCGTACGGGGTCGTCTTCCTGGTCGGCGTCCTGGGCAACCTGCTGGTGGCCGTGGTGGTCCTGAAGGTCCCCCACATGCGCAGTCCCACCAACTACCTGCTGCTGAACCTGAGCGTGGCGGACCTGCTGGTACTGCTGGTCTGCATGCCCGTGTCTCTCATTGAAACATGGGTCGTCTTCCCCTGGCTACTAGGAGAGTTCATGTGTAAGTACTAAGTACACTTCGTTATATAAGTGTATTCCGTAACAATTACTAACTTGTGGTGTAAGGCAGACGATAATTCATATTATTGTCGAAAACTAGTTAAACGAAACGAATACATGAGTCTAGTCAGACCCCATCTGGAATGAGCAAGTGCAGCATGGTACTCACACCACAAGGATCATATCAATAAAATCGAAGCTGTCCCAACACTCACCATAGTACTAGTGCAATTTAGCTTGTCTCCGACCCGGAATGGAACACGCTTGAAAATAGAAGAGCTAATAGACTAACCATTATACAGAAATCTAgacagtagtgctgcgtaccggtactgtgtaccggtactgtaccgtaaaaattgattaggtacaggtccaaaataccgtatcatgaagtaccggtattgtaccgatataaatttacaccaagtatgtggcTATTTTGTGATTGAtatcctgacctcatgcaacaccaaacgtgaccaaagtgataccctGGAACAGCGTAACTGATATGCAACACATCACTCAGGCAGGTCGGGGGGTTTGAAAGCAAGGCcgagggagtttggcggtaggaaatctagttatgttctttgaataaagttgaaaacagtgtgttctttgaataaagttgaaaacagtttatgtttttgtcattgaagaagttcagaaaaaccatgttaatttttcaaattgtccGGACCTATACCTAAACCTCGGTACCggtacttgtacctgtacatgatgttacgtttaggtacgcagcactactagACAGGCCTGGGCTTCCCGTTCGCGTTTCTGCAGCCTAGCCCGCGTCAATGGCGTCACAATCATATGGACTCAAAAAACTTCAACAAGGACTGTTATAGGTACTCTTACTTCACAATCATCTTGGACTGGAACTTCCTTTCATATACATCCTCCCAAATTCTAGACCCGGCTAAGTTCAGGGTCCAAAACATGAGGAACCGACAATAACCCCCAACAAAAGGGGGCTCCCAGTATCTATCCAGAACTAGAACCAGAACCCGAGCTACCAGACCGACcacgggtaggatcgcccgacggccttATGTTTCAATACGTTTAAAACATTTGGGAGTATGGTGGGCAcgacataaatagaatacaacactaTTTTCCTTAGATGTGAGGACTCCACCACTA contains these protein-coding regions:
- the LOC136430932 gene encoding THO complex subunit 3-like, whose translation is MVTPVSPTVAMAGSLDFEAHSRYLEEQQGYFKSNGRTKDFSAHSSKVHSVAWSCDGRRLASGSFDKTVTVFLLDRDRLSRENNFRGHGDSVDQLCWHPSNPDLLVTASGDKTIRIWDARAAKCAATVNTKGENINICWSPDGQTIAVGNKEDLVTFIDARSHRSKAEEQFKFEVNEISWNNDNDLFFLTNGHGCINILSYPELKQLQTLSAHSANCICIKFDPTGKYFATGSVDALVSLWDVAELVCVRTFSRLDWPVRTLSFSHDGQMLASASEDLLIDIAMVETGEKICEVQCDTPTFTVAWHPSKPLLAFACDDKDKYDRDRDAGTVKLFGLPSSES